A single Metarhizium brunneum chromosome 5, complete sequence DNA region contains:
- the ISU1 gene encoding Iron sulfur cluster assembly protein 1: MDKKDPAVGTGLVGAPACGDVMKLQIRVDEATGTITDAKFKTFGCGSAIASSSYLTELVKGMRLEDASKIRNVDISKELCLPPVKLHCSMLAEDAIKAAIADYHGKNPKAKITDLAGTAKTIRETMQQAA, encoded by the exons ATGGACAAGAAGGATCCCGCTGTCGGCACTGGACTCGTTGGCGCCCCAGCATGCGGCGACGTTATGAAGCTGCAGATTCGAGTTGACGAGGCCACGGGAACCATTACTGATGCCAAATTCAAGACGTTTGGATGCGGTTCCGCAATCGCAAGCTCGAGTTATTTGACCGAGTTGGTCAAGGGGATGCGAT TGGAGGATGCATCCAAGATCCGTAATGTCGACATATCAAAGGAACTCTGCCTGCCACCCGTTAAGC TTCACTGCTCCATGCTCGCAGAAGATGccatcaaggctgccattgccgacTATCACGGCAAGaaccccaaggccaagattacCGATCtcgccggcaccgccaaGACGATCAGAGAGACCATGCAGCAAGCTGCGTAA